A section of the Quatrionicoccus australiensis genome encodes:
- a CDS encoding HAMP domain-containing sensor histidine kinase, which translates to MIRISFRQGMLLGFTVIVLLLAGAALQSWLVLERLVEQSRQTSEQAIALTAEIQELGERTVDLERSARQYLLLSDPVFRQRFDEHLTQSLALVDRLDVQAGDSLASLLGGWRMVAGALRSGLEQKVGKAELAPLLTRLVELNGLIKEAGQRWIESRNKQVLKDLDANRRHLGLQIALALGGALLAATAMGWWLVRPVRQLEQAIGRLGASRFDESVLVGGPVDLRRLGKRLDWLRLRLAELESDRERALRHVSHELKTPLTALKEGIALLREEVPGPLAGNQREVVDILQHNVAGLQQQIESLLSLNAAAFEARRLNIGKVNLGKLLSGVVQRRELHVQSRQLKVLVETPDDNHALLDAEKMAVVLDNLLSNAIDFSPEGGEIRLLARHAERAWYFECIDQGPGVAAEDAQRIFDPFVQGQRQAPSLRRGSGVGLSIVRELVRAMGGSVSLLAAEQGAHFCVELPDDQ; encoded by the coding sequence ATGATCCGGATTTCCTTTCGCCAGGGCATGTTGCTCGGCTTTACCGTCATAGTCCTGCTGCTCGCCGGCGCAGCATTGCAAAGCTGGCTGGTGCTTGAGCGCCTGGTCGAGCAAAGCCGGCAGACCAGCGAACAGGCGATTGCCCTGACCGCGGAGATACAGGAGCTCGGCGAGCGCACCGTCGATCTCGAACGCAGTGCCCGCCAGTATCTGCTGCTCAGTGACCCGGTCTTTCGCCAGCGTTTCGACGAACATCTGACGCAGTCACTGGCGCTGGTTGATCGCCTCGATGTACAGGCCGGCGATTCGCTGGCCTCCTTGCTTGGCGGCTGGCGGATGGTCGCCGGCGCCTTGCGCAGCGGCCTTGAGCAGAAAGTCGGCAAGGCCGAGCTGGCGCCTTTGTTGACGCGTCTGGTCGAGTTGAACGGGCTGATCAAGGAGGCCGGGCAGCGCTGGATCGAAAGCCGCAACAAGCAGGTGCTCAAGGATCTGGACGCCAACCGGCGGCATCTTGGTTTGCAGATCGCGCTGGCGCTGGGCGGTGCCTTGCTCGCGGCCACGGCGATGGGCTGGTGGCTGGTACGCCCGGTGCGGCAACTGGAGCAGGCGATCGGCCGGCTCGGCGCGAGCCGTTTCGACGAATCGGTCCTGGTCGGTGGTCCGGTCGACCTGCGTCGTCTGGGCAAACGTCTGGACTGGTTGCGTCTGCGTCTGGCGGAGCTCGAATCCGACCGCGAGCGCGCCCTGCGGCATGTGTCGCATGAACTGAAAACGCCGCTCACGGCGCTCAAGGAGGGCATCGCGCTGTTGCGCGAGGAAGTGCCGGGGCCGCTCGCCGGCAACCAGCGCGAAGTGGTCGATATCCTGCAGCACAACGTCGCCGGCTTGCAGCAGCAGATCGAAAGCCTGCTCAGCCTCAATGCCGCTGCCTTTGAAGCGCGCCGGCTGAATATCGGCAAGGTCAATCTCGGCAAGCTGCTGAGTGGCGTCGTGCAGCGCCGCGAACTGCATGTCCAGTCGCGGCAGTTGAAGGTGCTGGTCGAGACGCCGGATGACAACCATGCGCTGCTCGATGCCGAGAAAATGGCGGTGGTGCTCGACAATCTGCTGTCCAATGCCATTGATTTCAGCCCGGAAGGCGGCGAAATTCGCTTGCTTGCCCGACATGCCGAGCGCGCCTGGTATTTCGAGTGTATCGACCAGGGCCCTGGGGTTGCCGCCGAGGATGCGCAACGGATTTTCGATCCGTTTGTCCAGGGCCAGCGTCAGGCGCCATCCCTTCGCCGCGGCAGCGGGGTCGGGCTTTCCATCGTGCGCGAACTGGTGCGCGCGATGGGCGGCTCGGTGAGCTTGTTGGCGGCCGAGCAGGGCGCTCATTTTTGTGTGGAACTCCCCGATGATCAGTAA
- a CDS encoding bactofilin family protein: protein MFSKPVITTRNDPVVRKDVRTIPGSNGAPPVDLTTRAAQQVAPETPAAPPAVEKEAPISENVLGARLIVGPDVKLKGAEILDCDTLVVEGRVEATMDSRVIRIADQGSFSGKVSIDIAEIHGSFDGELTARSQLIIHATGKVSGKIRYGKLVIDEGGELCGDINALSAEKPSQNWARSESVPTLSAIVG from the coding sequence ATGTTCAGCAAACCCGTCATCACCACGCGCAACGATCCCGTCGTCCGCAAGGATGTCAGAACCATCCCCGGCAGCAACGGCGCCCCGCCGGTCGACCTGACCACCCGCGCCGCGCAGCAAGTCGCCCCCGAAACACCGGCGGCCCCGCCGGCCGTGGAAAAGGAAGCGCCCATTTCCGAAAACGTGCTCGGCGCCCGACTCATCGTCGGCCCCGATGTCAAACTGAAAGGCGCCGAAATTCTCGACTGCGACACACTGGTGGTCGAAGGCCGCGTCGAAGCGACCATGGACAGCCGGGTGATCCGTATCGCCGACCAGGGCTCGTTCTCGGGCAAGGTCAGCATCGACATCGCGGAAATCCATGGCAGCTTCGACGGCGAACTGACCGCCCGCTCGCAACTGATCATCCACGCCACCGGCAAGGTCAGCGGCAAGATCCGCTACGGCAAGCTGGTCATCGATGAAGGTGGCGAACTGTGCGGCGACATCAATGCCCTGTCGGCGGAAAAGCCGTCCCAGAACTGGGCGCGCAGCGAAAGCGTGCCGACCCTGAGCGCCATCGTCGGCTAA
- a CDS encoding PepSY-associated TM helix domain-containing protein — translation MRTDFVRIYKSVHTWTGILTGMALFIAFYAGALTVFKEPLARWVAPPKQVESVPLAQAQQLMLGALAVNPAAARDFTIHLDDAEHIAGRMDWQVRDPAADEHDETAVRHYAATLDAAGNAVVVETHPSPLAGFIDTLHRVVGLPVDNDPNRWIMGIVAALYALALVSGVVVLLPSLVKDFFALRVGKNLKRMWLDAHNVIGIVSLPFHLVMALTSVAFAFHDEIYVIQDKLVHEGKWAAAFQRPKPAPGASAVHEPAAMLPPEVLLARAGEFAPGFVPSMLQYQQVTGVRPTLRIWGKDAAAVSPRARGGFLALDPFSGKVINSDFLPGRQSTPNLFVSSFFALHMAAFGGTLVQWMYFLLGLAGAWLFYSGNLLWVESRRRKAARQSDDVPVQRQDARWLAAATVGVCLGCMGGISLTIVGGKWLYGHVDNLGAWHVGLYYAAFFASIAWAFRRGCAAAAVHLLWAAALFTLAIPLTTLLAWRFPSLGMWAHTSAESLGVDATALVGALVFAWMARATSHRIRHGVADSVWSIEGRAGSATPA, via the coding sequence ATGCGTACAGACTTCGTCCGTATCTACAAGTCGGTCCATACCTGGACCGGCATCCTTACCGGCATGGCGCTATTCATCGCCTTCTACGCCGGTGCCCTGACTGTTTTCAAGGAACCGCTGGCGCGCTGGGTGGCGCCACCCAAACAGGTCGAAAGCGTGCCGCTGGCGCAGGCGCAACAACTCATGCTCGGCGCCCTGGCGGTCAACCCGGCTGCGGCACGGGATTTCACCATCCATCTCGATGACGCCGAACACATCGCGGGCCGCATGGATTGGCAGGTGCGCGATCCGGCGGCTGACGAGCACGACGAGACAGCCGTGCGCCATTACGCGGCGACGCTCGATGCGGCCGGTAATGCCGTCGTTGTCGAAACGCATCCTTCGCCCCTGGCCGGCTTCATCGACACGCTGCACCGGGTGGTCGGCCTGCCGGTCGATAACGACCCGAATCGCTGGATCATGGGCATTGTCGCAGCGCTCTATGCGCTCGCGCTCGTTTCCGGGGTGGTCGTGCTGCTGCCTTCGCTGGTCAAGGATTTCTTTGCCTTGCGGGTCGGCAAGAACCTGAAGCGCATGTGGCTCGACGCCCATAACGTGATCGGCATCGTCAGCCTGCCTTTTCACCTGGTCATGGCGCTCACCTCGGTGGCCTTTGCCTTTCATGACGAGATCTACGTCATTCAGGACAAGCTCGTGCACGAAGGAAAATGGGCGGCCGCCTTCCAGAGACCCAAACCGGCACCGGGAGCCAGCGCCGTGCACGAACCGGCCGCCATGCTGCCGCCTGAGGTCTTGCTGGCCCGGGCCGGGGAATTTGCTCCCGGTTTCGTTCCTTCGATGCTGCAATACCAGCAGGTCACCGGGGTGCGTCCGACGCTCCGTATCTGGGGCAAGGATGCCGCTGCTGTCTCGCCGCGGGCGCGCGGCGGCTTTCTCGCCCTTGATCCGTTCAGCGGCAAAGTCATCAACAGCGATTTCCTGCCCGGTCGACAGAGCACGCCCAACCTTTTTGTCAGCAGCTTTTTCGCCCTGCATATGGCGGCCTTCGGCGGCACGCTCGTCCAGTGGATGTACTTTCTGCTCGGTCTGGCCGGGGCCTGGCTGTTCTACAGCGGCAATCTGCTGTGGGTGGAAAGCCGGCGGCGCAAGGCGGCGCGGCAAAGTGACGATGTGCCGGTACAGCGCCAGGATGCGCGTTGGCTGGCTGCAGCGACGGTCGGCGTCTGTCTGGGATGCATGGGCGGCATTTCCTTGACGATTGTCGGCGGCAAGTGGCTGTACGGCCATGTGGACAACCTCGGCGCCTGGCATGTCGGGCTCTACTATGCGGCCTTCTTCGCCAGCATCGCCTGGGCCTTCCGGCGCGGCTGCGCGGCTGCTGCCGTACATCTGCTGTGGGCGGCCGCCTTGTTCACCCTGGCGATACCGCTCACCACGCTGCTCGCCTGGCGCTTTCCTTCCCTGGGAATGTGGGCGCATACCTCGGCGGAAAGTCTGGGCGTCGATGCGACGGCCCTGGTCGGAGCCCTGGTGTTTGCCTGGATGGCACGCGCCACCTCGCATCGCATTCGGCACGGCGTGGCCGATAGTGTCTGGTCGATCGAAGGCCGGGCTGGTTCGGCCACGCCCGCCTGA
- a CDS encoding alpha/beta hydrolase: MRYLSVNILAGLVLAAATSPARAGSEPAAWSAVVLPQAQQLDVEAAATGFRYRVFVSVPASPPPADGYPVLYVLDGNAAFPVATFLARSAESRREVTGLAPPVVVGIGYPGADDFDVTARRRDYTIGPDDRSDAATAGGAEHFLDFIERELKPLLAARHPIDRKRQALFGHSFGGLFVLHALFTRPTGFTTYLASSPSIWWQDKRVLGELPGLIASGISPRVQISVGALEDNPPKGNHPPEVRALMATRTMIPAARELAGKLQSLAAFRDKVVYHELAGEDHGPVWLPAMTRGMQFFLEQP; this comes from the coding sequence ATGCGTTACCTGAGTGTAAATATCCTGGCAGGTCTGGTGCTGGCGGCGGCAACGTCGCCGGCCCGGGCCGGGAGCGAGCCGGCCGCATGGTCCGCCGTGGTCTTGCCGCAAGCGCAGCAACTGGATGTCGAGGCTGCCGCAACCGGCTTCCGCTACCGGGTATTCGTTTCGGTGCCGGCTTCGCCGCCGCCGGCCGACGGTTACCCGGTGCTTTATGTGCTGGACGGCAATGCGGCATTTCCCGTGGCGACCTTTCTGGCGCGCAGTGCGGAAAGTCGGCGTGAAGTGACCGGGCTGGCGCCGCCTGTCGTTGTCGGCATTGGCTATCCGGGCGCGGATGATTTCGACGTGACGGCCCGGCGTCGCGACTACACCATCGGCCCGGACGATCGTAGCGATGCAGCGACGGCGGGCGGGGCCGAGCATTTTCTCGACTTTATCGAGAGGGAACTCAAGCCGCTGCTGGCTGCGCGCCACCCCATTGACCGCAAGCGTCAGGCCCTGTTCGGTCATTCCTTCGGCGGCCTGTTCGTGCTGCACGCCCTGTTTACCCGACCGACCGGCTTTACGACCTACCTGGCGTCCAGTCCTTCGATCTGGTGGCAGGACAAAAGGGTGCTCGGCGAATTGCCGGGATTGATCGCGTCGGGTATTTCACCCCGTGTGCAGATCAGTGTCGGCGCTCTCGAGGACAATCCGCCGAAGGGAAACCATCCGCCCGAGGTCCGGGCCCTGATGGCGACTCGCACGATGATTCCCGCGGCGCGTGAGCTTGCCGGAAAGCTGCAGAGCCTTGCCGCCTTCCGCGACAAGGTGGTCTATCACGAACTGGCCGGAGAGGATCACGGTCCGGTCTGGTTGCCGGCCATGACGCGCGGCATGCAGTTTTTCCTGGAACAGCCTTAG
- a CDS encoding TonB-dependent receptor, translated as MLRMTPIALAMGMLALPQWALAQSATNENAEIERTLPTVNVSASADQPSDLPAPYAGGQVAKGARLGALGNRNVMDTPFNITSYTAELIENQQARSIADVMANEASVRFTTTSGHAYENFRVRGFDVNSSEIAINGMFGLAPSGHVPLEAMERVEVLKGPSALFSGMPPGGGVGGVINLVPKRAGDDPLTRVSVGYQSAGQLMTSVDAGRRFGERKEFGARINGAFSDGDTELDGQSKKRQFLSGAFDYRGEALKATLDVHYGKESFSGGTPAMYWFQSTTPIPKALDPRTNLFPGASGTLESKAVIARAEYEINRNVSLFAGLGAMSFEQTGFINGTHARNIAANGNFTAATNGTRSYTDSVSAEAGVRSRFTTGNVGHELVVHLSNLEQESGSATTSTSTTSNIYNPVTTLVMPDSPAYAPKTSETTLSSLALVDTLAFMEDRVLLTLGLRYLNVKTTNYNAATGAVIIPSYDKSAVTPALGIVLKPWGQGVSLYGNYVQGLSKGATVTDTSATNKNFVFAPYETEQMETGVKWNAGNFTNTVSLFEITKPTTLANGSSTNPTYTDDGEKRVRGLEWNTFGTLTRNLRVLGGIAHSRGVQTKTANNQYNGNVAIGTPRWQGNLGAEWDVPALSGLTLSGRVVSTSSQYLDAANQQKASGWSILDVGARYRTLMSGRPLVLRVNVNNLFDKRYWSGSFSDSYAMATLGAPRTVTASATMDF; from the coding sequence ATGCTGCGAATGACTCCAATCGCACTGGCCATGGGCATGCTTGCTCTGCCGCAATGGGCCTTGGCCCAATCCGCCACCAATGAAAATGCCGAAATCGAACGGACGCTGCCGACAGTAAATGTGTCGGCAAGTGCGGATCAGCCGTCCGACTTGCCCGCGCCCTACGCCGGCGGCCAGGTTGCCAAGGGGGCGCGCCTGGGCGCGCTGGGCAACCGGAATGTCATGGACACCCCGTTCAATATCACCAGTTATACCGCCGAACTGATCGAGAATCAGCAGGCGCGAAGCATTGCCGATGTGATGGCCAACGAGGCGTCGGTCCGTTTTACAACCACGAGCGGGCACGCCTACGAAAATTTCCGGGTGCGCGGTTTTGACGTCAATTCTTCCGAAATCGCGATCAACGGCATGTTCGGCCTGGCGCCTAGCGGCCATGTGCCGCTCGAGGCAATGGAGCGGGTCGAGGTATTGAAAGGCCCGAGTGCGCTGTTCAGCGGCATGCCGCCGGGCGGCGGGGTCGGCGGGGTGATCAACCTGGTCCCCAAGCGGGCAGGTGACGATCCGCTGACCCGCGTCTCGGTCGGCTATCAATCGGCCGGGCAACTGATGACGAGTGTCGATGCGGGCCGGCGTTTCGGCGAGCGCAAGGAGTTCGGCGCCCGGATCAACGGCGCGTTCAGCGATGGCGACACGGAACTCGACGGTCAGTCCAAGAAGCGTCAATTCCTCTCCGGCGCGTTCGACTATCGCGGCGAAGCGCTGAAGGCTACGCTGGATGTCCATTACGGCAAGGAATCCTTCTCCGGCGGTACGCCGGCGATGTACTGGTTCCAGAGCACTACGCCGATCCCGAAGGCGCTCGACCCGCGGACCAATTTGTTCCCCGGCGCCAGCGGTACGCTGGAGAGCAAGGCCGTCATTGCCCGCGCCGAGTACGAAATCAATCGAAATGTCTCGCTGTTTGCCGGACTGGGCGCGATGAGTTTCGAGCAGACCGGCTTCATCAACGGAACCCACGCCCGCAATATCGCCGCCAATGGCAACTTCACCGCCGCGACCAACGGTACCCGCTCCTACACCGATAGCGTTTCGGCCGAAGCCGGCGTGCGTTCGCGCTTTACCACCGGCAACGTCGGGCACGAACTGGTTGTGCATCTCTCCAACCTGGAGCAGGAAAGCGGCTCGGCGACCACCTCGACCAGCACGACCTCGAACATCTACAACCCGGTGACGACGCTGGTCATGCCGGATTCGCCGGCTTATGCGCCGAAAACATCGGAAACGACGCTGTCCAGCCTGGCGCTGGTGGATACCCTGGCCTTCATGGAGGATCGGGTCTTGCTGACGCTGGGCTTGCGCTACCTGAACGTCAAGACGACTAATTACAACGCAGCGACCGGCGCCGTGATCATCCCGTCATACGACAAGAGTGCCGTGACGCCGGCCCTCGGGATCGTTCTCAAGCCCTGGGGGCAAGGTGTTTCCCTGTACGGCAATTACGTTCAGGGCTTGAGCAAGGGCGCTACGGTTACCGATACCTCGGCCACCAACAAGAATTTCGTGTTCGCGCCCTACGAGACCGAACAGATGGAGACCGGGGTCAAGTGGAATGCCGGAAATTTCACCAACACCGTCAGCTTGTTCGAAATCACCAAGCCGACCACGCTTGCGAACGGCAGCAGCACCAACCCGACCTACACCGACGACGGCGAAAAGCGCGTACGCGGTCTGGAGTGGAATACCTTTGGCACGCTGACGCGCAATCTGCGGGTGCTGGGCGGGATTGCCCATTCCCGCGGCGTTCAGACCAAAACTGCCAATAACCAATACAACGGCAATGTCGCCATCGGCACCCCGCGCTGGCAGGGCAATCTGGGCGCCGAGTGGGATGTGCCGGCACTTTCCGGCCTGACGCTGAGCGGTCGTGTCGTGTCCACCAGCAGCCAGTATCTCGATGCGGCCAATCAGCAGAAGGCCTCGGGCTGGAGCATCCTCGATGTCGGGGCGCGTTACCGCACGCTGATGAGCGGTCGCCCCCTGGTGCTGCGTGTGAACGTTAACAACCTGTTCGACAAGCGCTACTGGTCGGGCAGTTTCAGCGACAGCTACGCGATGGCAACTCTGGGCGCGCCGCGCACCGTGACGGCCTCCGCAACGATGGATTTCTGA
- the ettA gene encoding energy-dependent translational throttle protein EttA, whose product MAQYVMSMLRVSKIVPPKRQIIKDISLSFFPGAKIGLLGLNGSGKSTVLKIMAGVDKEYDGEVQHLAGVSIGYLPQEPQLDASKTVKEEIESALGEVMQAQAKLDEVYAAYADPDADFDKLAEEQARLEAIISTAGSDTEAQMELAADALRLPPWEAVIGNLSGGEKRRVALCKLLLAKPDMLLLDEPTNHLDAESVEWLEQFLVRFPGTVVAVTHDRYFLDNAAEWILELDRGHGIPYKGNYSSWLEQKEARLETENKQIDAHMKAMKQELEWVRSNPKARQAKSKSRLARFEEMSSQEYQKRNETQEIFIPVGERLGGKVIEFAGVTKTFGDKLLMDNVSFTIPAGAIVGIIGPNGAGKSTLFKMITGQQQPDSGTVDIGPTVKIAYVDQSRDCLDGSKTVFEELAQGSDILQIGKFEMPSRAYIGRFNFKGADQGKQVGNLSGGERGRLHLAKTLMTGGNVLLLDEPSNDLDVETLRALEDALLEFPGCAMVISHDRWFLDRICTHILAAEGDSQWNFFEGNFQEYEEDKKKRLGEEGAKPKRIRYKPITR is encoded by the coding sequence ATGGCTCAATACGTAATGTCGATGCTGCGCGTCAGCAAGATCGTCCCGCCCAAGCGGCAGATCATCAAGGATATTTCCCTCTCCTTCTTCCCCGGCGCCAAGATCGGCCTGCTCGGTCTGAACGGTTCCGGCAAGTCGACCGTGCTCAAGATCATGGCCGGCGTGGACAAGGAATACGACGGCGAAGTGCAGCACCTGGCCGGCGTTTCGATCGGCTACCTGCCGCAGGAACCGCAGCTCGACGCGAGCAAGACGGTCAAGGAAGAAATCGAATCCGCCCTCGGCGAAGTCATGCAGGCGCAGGCCAAGCTCGATGAAGTCTATGCCGCCTACGCCGACCCGGACGCCGATTTCGACAAGCTGGCCGAAGAACAGGCCCGTCTCGAAGCGATCATCTCGACCGCCGGTTCCGACACCGAAGCGCAGATGGAACTGGCCGCCGACGCGCTGCGTCTGCCGCCCTGGGAAGCCGTGATCGGCAACCTGTCCGGCGGTGAAAAACGCCGCGTCGCGCTGTGCAAGCTGCTGCTCGCCAAGCCCGACATGCTGCTGCTCGACGAACCGACCAACCACTTGGACGCCGAATCGGTCGAATGGCTGGAACAGTTCCTCGTCCGCTTCCCCGGCACCGTCGTCGCCGTCACCCACGACCGCTACTTCCTCGACAACGCCGCCGAGTGGATTCTCGAACTCGACCGCGGCCACGGCATTCCGTACAAGGGTAACTACTCGTCCTGGCTGGAGCAGAAGGAAGCCCGTCTGGAAACCGAAAACAAGCAGATCGACGCCCACATGAAGGCGATGAAGCAGGAACTGGAATGGGTGCGCTCGAATCCGAAGGCGCGCCAGGCCAAGTCCAAGTCGCGTCTGGCCCGTTTCGAGGAAATGTCGAGCCAGGAATACCAGAAGCGCAACGAAACCCAGGAAATCTTCATCCCGGTCGGCGAGCGCCTGGGCGGCAAGGTCATCGAGTTTGCTGGCGTCACCAAGACCTTCGGCGACAAGCTGCTGATGGACAACGTCAGCTTCACGATCCCGGCCGGCGCCATCGTCGGCATTATCGGCCCGAACGGCGCCGGTAAATCGACGCTGTTCAAGATGATCACCGGCCAGCAGCAGCCGGACTCCGGTACGGTCGACATCGGCCCGACGGTCAAAATCGCCTACGTCGACCAGTCGCGCGACTGCCTCGACGGTTCCAAGACGGTGTTCGAGGAACTGGCTCAGGGCAGCGACATCCTGCAGATCGGCAAGTTCGAAATGCCGTCGCGCGCCTACATCGGCCGCTTCAACTTCAAGGGCGCCGACCAGGGCAAGCAGGTCGGCAACCTGTCCGGCGGCGAACGCGGTCGTCTGCACCTGGCCAAGACGCTGATGACCGGCGGCAACGTCCTGCTGCTCGACGAACCGTCGAACGACCTCGACGTGGAAACGCTGCGCGCCCTGGAAGATGCGCTGCTCGAATTCCCCGGTTGCGCGATGGTCATCTCGCACGATCGCTGGTTCCTCGACCGCATCTGTACGCACATCCTGGCCGCTGAAGGCGATTCGCAATGGAACTTCTTCGAAGGCAACTTCCAGGAATACGAGGAAGACAAGAAGAAGCGCCTCGGCGAAGAAGGCGCCAAGCCGAAGCGTATCCGCTACAAGCCGATCACGCGCTGA
- a CDS encoding class I SAM-dependent methyltransferase — protein MKKPNIPAEIPEIRPGQSIELLKELHILTRDGKLNQDTRRKLKQVYHLYQFIEPLLADATSLADHGAGKSYLGFILYDLYFKARQADEQHGHIYGIETRKELVEKSRELAKRLGFAGMSFLDVTVEESTHSAALPAQIDVVTALHACNTATDDAIRFALEKNAKHIVLVPCCQAEVAATMRARKNESLGKTPLSELWRHPIHTRELGSHLTNVLRCLLLEAHGYDVTVTELVGWEHSMKNELIIASKRGAPRKNARERAEAILREFNIEELAPRFAY, from the coding sequence ATGAAAAAGCCGAACATCCCCGCCGAAATCCCGGAAATCCGCCCCGGCCAGTCCATCGAACTGCTCAAGGAACTGCACATCCTGACCCGCGACGGCAAGCTGAACCAGGACACGCGGCGCAAGCTCAAGCAGGTCTATCACCTCTATCAATTCATCGAACCGCTGCTCGCCGACGCCACCAGCCTGGCCGACCACGGCGCCGGCAAGTCTTACCTCGGCTTCATCCTCTACGACCTGTATTTCAAGGCGCGCCAGGCGGACGAACAGCACGGCCACATCTACGGCATCGAGACGCGCAAGGAACTGGTCGAGAAATCGCGCGAGCTGGCCAAGCGTCTCGGCTTCGCCGGCATGAGCTTTCTCGATGTCACGGTCGAGGAGTCGACGCACTCCGCCGCCCTGCCCGCGCAGATCGACGTCGTCACTGCGCTGCATGCCTGCAACACCGCGACCGACGATGCGATCCGCTTCGCGCTGGAGAAGAACGCCAAACATATCGTGCTGGTACCTTGCTGCCAGGCCGAAGTCGCCGCGACGATGCGCGCCCGCAAGAACGAGTCGCTGGGCAAGACGCCGCTTTCCGAACTGTGGCGCCACCCGATCCACACACGCGAACTCGGCAGCCATCTGACCAACGTGCTGCGCTGCCTGCTGCTCGAGGCGCACGGCTACGACGTCACCGTCACCGAACTGGTCGGCTGGGAACATTCGATGAAGAACGAGCTGATCATCGCCAGCAAGCGCGGCGCCCCCAGGAAAAATGCCCGCGAACGCGCCGAGGCCATCCTGCGCGAGTTCAATATCGAGGAACTTGCGCCGCGTTTCGCATACTAA